A part of Mycolicibacterium sp. TUM20985 genomic DNA contains:
- a CDS encoding universal stress protein, translating to MIESTGQRRVVVGVDGSPSSDAAIGWAAHEAASRGVPLTLVSVQPMPLEMSWPLPMVWSDSSELQHEYGDTVVARAREVVVDAVGRGIVEVDGEVSVGPIIPTLVDLSKGSDMIVVGGRGQGPVDRLLLGSVSSGLLHHAKCPVGVIPDEVSADPPRADAAVLVGIDGSPASETATAIAFDEASRRGVRLRALHVWSDWTDFELPGYDLSRAGTQAQLALAERLAGWQERYPDVAVDRIVVCGHPVEAILSHAGSAQLVVIGSHGRGGFAGMLLGSVSAAVAASATVPVIVARHP from the coding sequence ATGATCGAGTCGACGGGTCAACGCAGGGTCGTCGTGGGGGTCGACGGATCACCATCGTCGGACGCCGCCATCGGTTGGGCCGCGCACGAGGCCGCATCACGCGGCGTGCCGCTGACGCTGGTCAGCGTGCAACCGATGCCCCTGGAGATGTCCTGGCCTTTACCGATGGTGTGGTCGGATTCGTCTGAACTCCAACATGAATACGGTGACACCGTCGTCGCGCGAGCACGTGAGGTCGTGGTCGATGCGGTTGGGCGAGGAATCGTCGAAGTCGATGGTGAGGTGTCGGTGGGACCGATCATTCCGACGCTCGTCGACTTGTCGAAGGGCTCCGACATGATCGTGGTGGGCGGCCGGGGACAGGGTCCGGTCGATCGCCTGCTGCTGGGGTCGGTGAGCTCCGGCTTGCTGCATCACGCCAAGTGCCCGGTCGGGGTGATACCCGACGAGGTGTCGGCGGACCCGCCTCGTGCCGACGCCGCGGTACTGGTCGGAATCGACGGTTCCCCTGCGTCCGAGACGGCGACGGCAATCGCGTTCGACGAGGCATCCCGTCGCGGTGTTCGGTTGCGGGCCCTGCACGTCTGGAGCGACTGGACGGATTTCGAACTCCCCGGGTACGACCTCTCCAGGGCGGGGACGCAGGCGCAGCTGGCGCTGGCCGAACGTCTGGCCGGCTGGCAGGAGCGCTACCCCGACGTCGCGGTCGACCGGATCGTGGTGTGCGGGCATCCCGTCGAGGCGATCCTCAGCCACGCCGGGTCGGCACAGCTCGTCGTGATCGGTAGTCACGGACGCGGGGGATTCGCAGGCATGTTGTTGGGCTCCGTCAGCGCGGCGGTCGCCGCGTCTGCCACTGTTCCCGTAATCGTCGCCAGACATCCGTAG
- a CDS encoding 1-phosphofructokinase family hexose kinase, whose protein sequence is MKSSSERSRFGADIVTLTMNPALDVTTGADCVVPTDKVRCHGARYDAGGGGINVARVATVLGASVTAVFPVGGPTGDLVTELVAAADVPYRRVAISEPTRESFTVDEGCSGRQYRFVLPGPRLTTAEQAKCLDELEYAARSARIVVASGSLPPGVPLDFYQRVADMCGEIGVPLILDASGGGLQHVRSGVFLLKPSVRELRECFGRELATESEQLAAAHSLITAGVAQAVVVSVGSKGALLASSAGSQRFPAVPVRAVSGVGAGDAMVAAIAVGVTRGWPLAKSVRFGIATGAAMLMTPGTAPCQREESERIFESSPEAEDVVDGPSPSSASTAATAFGRAAATAADSPTP, encoded by the coding sequence GTGAAATCCTCAAGCGAGCGAAGCAGATTCGGCGCGGACATCGTCACCTTGACGATGAATCCGGCGCTGGACGTCACCACCGGCGCCGACTGCGTGGTGCCCACGGACAAGGTCCGTTGCCACGGCGCCCGTTACGACGCGGGCGGCGGTGGCATCAACGTCGCCAGGGTGGCGACCGTCCTGGGCGCATCGGTGACTGCGGTGTTTCCCGTCGGGGGACCCACCGGCGACCTCGTCACCGAACTCGTCGCCGCGGCCGACGTACCGTACCGCCGTGTGGCGATCTCCGAGCCGACGCGCGAGAGCTTCACCGTGGACGAGGGTTGCAGTGGTCGGCAGTACCGTTTCGTCCTGCCCGGCCCTCGATTGACGACGGCCGAACAAGCGAAGTGTCTCGACGAGCTCGAATATGCCGCGCGCTCGGCGCGCATCGTGGTGGCCAGCGGCAGCCTTCCACCCGGCGTTCCGCTCGACTTCTACCAACGGGTCGCCGACATGTGCGGTGAGATCGGGGTGCCGCTGATCCTGGACGCCTCGGGCGGCGGCCTGCAGCACGTCAGGTCCGGGGTGTTCCTGCTCAAGCCAAGTGTCCGTGAGCTCAGGGAGTGCTTCGGACGCGAGCTCGCGACCGAGTCCGAACAGTTGGCGGCCGCGCACTCACTCATCACCGCTGGGGTCGCTCAGGCCGTCGTGGTCTCCGTGGGATCCAAGGGTGCGCTGCTGGCGAGTTCAGCTGGCAGCCAACGGTTTCCGGCAGTACCGGTACGTGCCGTCAGCGGTGTCGGCGCGGGTGACGCGATGGTCGCGGCGATCGCCGTCGGCGTGACCCGTGGATGGCCGCTCGCCAAGTCGGTGCGGTTCGGGATCGCCACGGGCGCGGCCATGTTGATGACACCCGGTACCGCGCCCTGTCAGCGCGAGGAGTCGGAGCGGATCTTCGAGTCGTCTCCCGAAGCCGAAGACGTGGTCGACGGACCGTCGCCGAGCTCAGCCAGCACCGCTGCGACGGCCTTCGGTAGGGCGGCCGCCACGGCTGCCGACAGCCCGACCCCCTGA
- a CDS encoding Ni/Fe hydrogenase subunit alpha, which translates to MTSETRTLTVGALTRVEGEGALHVTLANGILERVELNIYEPPRFFEAFLRGRAYTEPPDLTARVCGICPVAYQISACNAIESACGVTVDHELVELRRLLYCGEWIHSHALHIYLLHAPDFLGYPDAISFAKDHREFFERGLALKRTGNRLMELLGGRAIHPINVRLGGFYSVPRRVDLDSMAEELRRALDDALFTVRSVAQFDFPDAESDHEFLSLTQPGRYPIENGTIARSGGPTFEVADFRDHVREVQVAHSTALHATLDGGRYLTGPLARYALNSAALSPIARQSATDAGLGSVCRNPFRSIIVRAVEVVYAIEEALRIIDEYQQPSRPFVDVPSRAAVGHGVSEAPRGLLYHRYEIGDDGLIKAADMVPPTAQSQAAIEHEMGRLVAANLDMDDASLTALCERAIRNHDPCISCSAHFLDLTVERK; encoded by the coding sequence GTGACCTCAGAGACCCGCACCCTGACCGTCGGTGCGCTGACCCGCGTCGAGGGTGAGGGCGCGCTGCACGTGACGTTGGCCAACGGCATCCTGGAACGCGTCGAGCTCAACATCTACGAGCCGCCGCGGTTCTTCGAGGCGTTCCTGCGCGGGCGCGCCTACACCGAGCCGCCCGACCTCACCGCGCGGGTGTGCGGTATATGCCCGGTCGCCTACCAGATCAGTGCGTGCAACGCGATCGAGTCCGCCTGCGGGGTCACCGTCGACCACGAACTGGTGGAGCTGCGGCGGTTACTGTACTGCGGCGAGTGGATTCACAGCCACGCCCTGCACATCTATCTGCTGCACGCACCGGACTTCCTCGGCTACCCCGACGCGATCAGCTTCGCCAAGGACCACCGGGAGTTCTTCGAACGCGGGCTGGCACTGAAGCGGACCGGGAACCGGCTCATGGAACTCCTTGGTGGCCGGGCGATCCACCCGATCAACGTGCGGCTGGGCGGCTTCTACTCGGTGCCCCGTCGTGTCGACCTCGACTCCATGGCGGAGGAATTGCGCCGCGCCCTCGACGATGCCCTGTTCACGGTGCGGTCGGTGGCCCAATTCGACTTCCCCGACGCGGAATCCGACCACGAGTTCCTGTCGCTGACCCAACCGGGCCGCTACCCCATCGAGAACGGAACCATCGCCCGCAGTGGCGGACCCACGTTCGAGGTGGCAGATTTCCGTGACCACGTTCGGGAGGTGCAGGTCGCCCATTCCACCGCGCTGCACGCCACGCTGGACGGGGGCCGCTACCTGACCGGACCGCTCGCGCGGTACGCGCTGAATTCGGCGGCACTCTCGCCGATCGCGCGGCAGTCGGCCACCGACGCCGGGCTCGGCAGCGTGTGCCGAAACCCGTTTCGCAGCATCATCGTTCGGGCGGTCGAGGTGGTCTACGCGATCGAGGAGGCGTTGCGCATCATCGACGAGTATCAGCAACCGTCCCGACCCTTCGTCGACGTTCCGTCCCGAGCCGCGGTGGGCCACGGCGTCAGCGAAGCCCCGCGCGGCCTTCTCTACCACCGCTACGAAATCGGCGACGACGGGCTGATCAAGGCGGCGGACATGGTGCCTCCCACCGCGCAAAGCCAGGCCGCCATCGAACACGAGATGGGCCGGCTGGTCGCCGCCAACCTCGATATGGACGATGCGTCGTTGACGGCATTGTGCGAGAGAGCAATTCGCAACCACGACCCATGCATCTCGTGCTCGGCGCACTTCCTCGACCTGACCGTCGAACGCAAATGA
- a CDS encoding Acg family FMN-binding oxidoreductase: MTRTTVDTRIVTQAIRLACRAPSLHNSQPWRWIVDDVAVSLYADYRRVVRSADRSGREAIISCGAALDHLLVLMTVAGWTTTVASFPDPDERDHLACLDFSPAELEATAAERSRAEAVACRRTNRLPFRAPRDWDRVEHMLRESVDRSTVTIDVLADDARPALAAASRRTEASRRTDRYYHDELRWWTDPLRSYEGVPPSALVSEDERDRVDINREFPVARSSDTRCDVAVDEAKVLVLSTPGDTREDALACGRALSTVLLGCTAAGVATCTLSHITEFASSRAVIRDLTGGQGCPQVLIRVGDAPVPDRVPAPTPRRPLSEVMQSRH, from the coding sequence ATGACTCGCACGACGGTGGACACCCGAATCGTGACCCAGGCGATTCGGTTGGCCTGCCGGGCGCCCTCCCTGCACAACAGCCAGCCGTGGCGCTGGATCGTCGACGACGTGGCGGTGAGTTTGTACGCCGACTACCGACGCGTCGTACGCTCGGCCGACCGTTCCGGCCGCGAGGCCATCATCAGCTGTGGAGCGGCCCTCGACCATCTCCTGGTCCTAATGACCGTCGCGGGTTGGACGACCACCGTCGCCTCCTTTCCCGATCCCGACGAGCGCGACCATCTTGCATGTCTCGACTTCAGCCCAGCCGAACTGGAGGCCACCGCCGCCGAAAGGTCCCGCGCCGAAGCGGTCGCCTGTCGCCGGACCAATCGGCTCCCGTTTCGGGCTCCCCGCGATTGGGATCGCGTCGAACACATGCTGCGCGAGAGCGTCGATCGGAGCACCGTGACCATCGACGTACTCGCCGACGACGCGCGTCCGGCATTGGCGGCGGCCTCCCGGCGCACCGAGGCATCCCGGCGAACCGATCGGTACTACCACGACGAATTGCGTTGGTGGACCGACCCTCTGCGGTCCTATGAGGGCGTGCCGCCCAGCGCCCTGGTGTCCGAAGACGAGCGCGACCGGGTCGACATCAACCGCGAGTTCCCCGTTGCCCGTTCCAGCGATACACGGTGCGACGTCGCTGTCGACGAAGCCAAGGTGCTGGTGTTGTCCACCCCCGGCGACACCAGGGAGGATGCTCTCGCCTGCGGTCGGGCCCTCTCCACGGTGTTGTTGGGCTGCACCGCAGCCGGCGTGGCCACGTGCACGCTGTCCCACATCACCGAGTTCGCGTCGAGCCGTGCCGTCATCCGCGACCTGACCGGAGGCCAAGGATGCCCCCAGGTGTTGATCCGGGTCGGTGATGCGCCGGTGCCGGATCGGGTTCCAGCGCCCACGCCGCGTCGCCCGTTGAGCGAAGTCATGCAGTCCCGTCATTGA
- a CDS encoding universal stress protein: protein MSINWRTAGVMVGVDGSAESDAAIRWAAREAVLRHAPLTLVHVVAPVAARWPMEPMFANITEWQQDNARHVLEQGLKTAHACIDDNEMTGIADVHTETLNASVVPALVSASDNQRMVVVGSRGTGALGRMLLGSVSTGLVHHAHCPVAVIRPEAEGVDASAPVLLGVDGSPASEAATTMAFEEASFRGVSLVALHAWSDVAVFPMLGMDWTQYENQGHEILAERLAGWQERYPDVHVERRLVCDQPARWLIRESEDAQLVVVGSRGRGGFSSTWFGSVGSAVAQSANVPVLVVRGTPPGSK from the coding sequence ATGTCGATTAATTGGCGCACAGCAGGAGTAATGGTCGGCGTCGATGGGTCTGCGGAGTCCGACGCCGCGATCCGCTGGGCCGCTCGTGAAGCGGTGCTTCGTCACGCGCCGTTGACGTTGGTCCACGTGGTAGCCCCAGTGGCCGCGCGATGGCCGATGGAACCGATGTTCGCGAACATCACCGAGTGGCAACAGGACAACGCGCGACACGTCCTCGAGCAGGGGCTCAAGACCGCACACGCCTGCATCGACGACAACGAAATGACGGGGATTGCCGACGTCCACACCGAAACGCTGAACGCGAGCGTCGTGCCTGCACTGGTCTCCGCCTCCGATAATCAGAGGATGGTGGTCGTCGGCAGCCGCGGAACGGGCGCGCTTGGCCGGATGCTGCTGGGATCGGTCAGCACGGGCCTCGTCCACCACGCGCATTGCCCCGTCGCGGTCATTCGTCCCGAAGCCGAGGGGGTGGACGCCAGCGCTCCCGTCCTCCTCGGGGTAGACGGCTCCCCCGCGTCGGAGGCAGCGACGACCATGGCCTTCGAGGAGGCGTCGTTCCGCGGCGTGAGCCTGGTTGCCCTGCACGCGTGGAGCGACGTCGCGGTCTTCCCGATGCTGGGAATGGACTGGACGCAGTATGAAAATCAGGGCCACGAGATCCTCGCCGAACGGTTGGCGGGCTGGCAGGAGCGGTATCCGGATGTGCACGTCGAGCGACGGCTCGTCTGTGATCAACCGGCTCGCTGGCTGATTCGTGAATCGGAGGATGCTCAGTTGGTGGTGGTCGGAAGTCGGGGCCGGGGCGGCTTCTCGAGCACCTGGTTCGGGTCGGTGGGCTCGGCGGTGGCTCAGTCGGCCAACGTTCCCGTGCTCGTGGTGCGCGGTACTCCCCCAGGCTCGAAGTAG
- a CDS encoding 4Fe-4S dicluster domain-containing protein, translated as MNTTVIDAGGLRELVSTLLDGGYRVVGPTLSENAIVLDELRSADDLPKGWGVDVGPGHYRLRRRDDDALFGHSAGPQSWKQFLHPARQRLWSSDGLEPDVAPPYAFIGVRACDLAAIAMLNGVLGVGTHPDEGFVGRLGRIFVVAVNCTEPGGLCFCASMNTGPAVGPGYDLALTEQIDGDGRRYVVDVGSDAGAAVLAELVHRDAERAEIESARTAVAEAANKMGRQMPSGDLRELLVRSRDSPHWQDVADRCLTCGNCTMVCPTCFCTTVEDVTDLTGEHAERWMNWASCYEFDFTFVHEGSTRKSAPSRYRHWLTHKLGTWHDQFGSSGCVGCGRCIAFCPTGIDITEEMTTLAGLDAEDRERDAAAGDG; from the coding sequence GTGAACACCACGGTGATCGACGCCGGGGGATTGCGGGAGTTGGTGTCCACCTTGCTCGACGGCGGATACCGCGTCGTGGGTCCGACCCTGTCCGAGAACGCCATCGTCCTCGACGAACTGCGGTCGGCCGACGATCTGCCGAAGGGCTGGGGGGTCGACGTGGGTCCCGGCCACTACCGCCTGCGCCGACGCGACGACGACGCGCTCTTCGGTCACTCCGCAGGACCGCAATCGTGGAAGCAGTTCCTGCACCCCGCCCGGCAACGCTTGTGGTCCTCCGACGGCCTCGAGCCCGACGTGGCGCCGCCGTATGCGTTCATCGGTGTGCGCGCCTGTGACCTAGCGGCGATCGCAATGCTGAACGGAGTGCTCGGCGTGGGGACCCATCCCGATGAGGGGTTCGTGGGCCGGCTCGGCCGGATCTTCGTCGTCGCGGTCAACTGCACCGAACCGGGCGGCCTGTGCTTCTGCGCCTCGATGAACACCGGACCCGCCGTCGGTCCGGGGTACGATCTCGCGCTCACCGAGCAGATCGACGGCGACGGTCGCCGGTACGTGGTCGACGTGGGCAGTGACGCCGGTGCTGCGGTCCTGGCCGAACTCGTGCACCGGGATGCCGAGCGCGCCGAGATCGAGTCGGCGAGAACGGCCGTCGCCGAGGCCGCGAACAAGATGGGCCGACAGATGCCCAGCGGTGACCTCCGCGAGCTGCTGGTGCGGTCGCGGGACTCGCCACACTGGCAGGACGTCGCGGACCGGTGTCTGACGTGTGGAAACTGCACCATGGTGTGCCCGACGTGCTTCTGCACCACGGTGGAGGACGTCACCGACCTCACCGGTGAGCACGCCGAACGGTGGATGAACTGGGCATCGTGCTACGAATTCGACTTCACGTTCGTGCACGAGGGAAGCACCAGGAAGTCTGCGCCATCGCGGTACCGGCACTGGCTGACCCACAAACTCGGCACCTGGCACGACCAGTTCGGCAGCTCCGGTTGCGTGGGCTGCGGACGCTGCATCGCGTTCTGCCCCACGGGGATCGACATCACCGAGGAGATGACCACACTCGCCGGGCTCGACGCCGAGGACCGGGAACGCGACGCGGCAGCGGGCGATGGCTGA
- a CDS encoding NADH-quinone oxidoreductase subunit B family protein has product MSRPTLAVWKFASCDGCQLTLLDCEDELLTISEEVQIATFLEASSSVMGGPYDVSFVEGSITTAADERRIKEIREQSGVLVTLGACATAGGVQALRNFADVEEFASVVYARPDYLDTLATSTPASAHVAVDYQLQGCPIDRGQLLDTLAALLAGRKPRLSDKTVCTECKMRGVTCISVAEGIPCLGPVTHAGCGALCPSFHRGCYGCFGPTATPNTAALIPLLRRDRMSDGDVERVFTTFNVTTFNAERNDE; this is encoded by the coding sequence ATGAGTCGCCCGACCCTCGCGGTGTGGAAGTTCGCCTCGTGCGACGGCTGCCAACTGACGTTGCTGGACTGCGAGGATGAGCTGCTCACCATCTCCGAGGAGGTGCAGATCGCGACCTTCCTGGAGGCGTCCAGTTCCGTCATGGGCGGGCCCTACGACGTGTCGTTCGTGGAGGGATCGATCACCACCGCCGCCGATGAGCGTCGCATCAAGGAGATCCGCGAGCAGTCCGGCGTGCTGGTGACTCTCGGTGCGTGCGCGACGGCGGGCGGCGTGCAGGCGCTGCGAAACTTCGCCGACGTCGAGGAATTCGCCTCGGTGGTCTACGCCAGACCCGACTATCTCGACACCCTGGCCACGTCCACCCCGGCGTCGGCGCACGTCGCGGTCGACTACCAACTGCAGGGTTGTCCCATCGATCGCGGGCAGCTGCTCGACACCCTCGCCGCACTGCTGGCCGGACGCAAACCACGACTGTCGGACAAGACGGTATGCACCGAATGCAAGATGCGGGGCGTCACGTGTATCTCAGTGGCCGAGGGCATCCCGTGTCTCGGACCGGTGACGCACGCCGGCTGTGGGGCGTTGTGCCCATCGTTCCACCGCGGCTGCTACGGGTGTTTCGGGCCCACGGCGACCCCCAATACCGCCGCCCTGATCCCGTTGCTGCGCCGCGATCGCATGTCCGACGGTGACGTCGAGCGCGTGTTCACGACGTTCAACGTCACCACATTCAACGCCGAACGGAATGACGAGTGA
- a CDS encoding FAD/NAD(P)-binding protein: protein MAEAASGAMAPVPYRVRSRVVENRDSATLCLEPVGRSLQAPLPGEFMMMYAFGIGEVAISVSGCPTETDGAVTHTIRSVGAISRALHDAQPGTVIGMRGPLGTDWGLEKAAGRDLVIVAGGVGLAPLRPVVLGALADRDRYGRVTLIAGARTRDDFLFSDELAGWEQDGALEVHVTVDVPVQGWPGEVGFVTEPLRRLSLRAENTTAFLCGPESMMSNGALELLRKGMSGHDIRVSLERNMQCGIGWCGHCQLGPLLLCRDGPVVTYEVAEPLLRVKEL from the coding sequence ATGGCTGAGGCTGCGTCTGGGGCGATGGCACCGGTGCCGTACCGGGTGCGCAGCCGGGTCGTCGAGAACCGCGATTCGGCCACCCTGTGCCTCGAACCCGTGGGCCGATCGCTACAGGCACCGCTGCCTGGCGAGTTCATGATGATGTACGCGTTCGGCATCGGCGAGGTGGCGATCTCCGTCAGCGGCTGTCCCACCGAGACCGATGGAGCCGTCACCCACACCATTCGCTCCGTCGGGGCGATCAGCCGTGCGCTGCACGACGCCCAACCCGGGACCGTGATCGGGATGCGCGGACCGCTCGGCACCGACTGGGGTCTCGAGAAGGCCGCGGGCCGTGATCTGGTCATCGTCGCGGGCGGGGTCGGTCTGGCACCGCTTCGGCCGGTCGTCCTTGGTGCGCTGGCCGACCGCGACCGCTATGGACGGGTGACGCTGATCGCCGGTGCCCGGACCCGCGACGACTTCCTGTTCAGCGACGAACTCGCGGGCTGGGAGCAGGACGGCGCGCTCGAGGTCCACGTGACCGTCGACGTTCCCGTGCAGGGCTGGCCCGGCGAGGTCGGATTCGTCACCGAGCCCCTGCGCAGGCTGTCACTGCGAGCCGAGAACACCACGGCGTTCCTGTGCGGTCCGGAGTCGATGATGAGCAACGGTGCGCTTGAGCTGCTTCGAAAGGGCATGTCCGGTCACGATATCCGGGTCTCGCTGGAACGAAACATGCAGTGCGGGATCGGCTGGTGTGGCCATTGTCAGCTGGGCCCGTTGCTGCTGTGCCGCGACGGGCCCGTCGTCACCTACGAGGTCGCGGAACCCTTGCTGCGCGTGAAGGAGCTGTAG